In Natronococcus sp. AD-5, the genomic window GGGAACGGGATTCGCCGACGTCGATCTGATTCACGAGGCGCTCCCCGAACTCCACCGCGACGAGATCGACACGACGACGACCCTGTTCGGGTCCGAGGTGGCCGCGCCGATCGTCATCGAGAGCATGACCGGCGGACACCCGAACACGACGGCGCTCAACCGGGCGCTCGCCGAGGCCGCCCAGCGAACGAACGTCGCGATGGGCGTCGGCAGCCAGCGCGCCGGCCTCGAACTCGACGACGAGGACGTACTCGAGTCCTACACGGTCGTCCGCGACGTCGCGCCCGACGTGGTCCTCTACGGGAACGTCGGGGCCGCACAGCTGCTCGAGTACGACCTCGAGGCCGTCGAGGAGGCGGTGGAGATGATCGACGCCGACGCGATGGCGATCCACCTGAACTTCCTCCAGGAGGCGGTCCAGCCGGAGGGCGACGTCGACGCCCGCGGCTGTCTCGCCGAGATCGAACGCGTCGCCGGCGGCCTCTCGGTGCCGGTCGTCGTCAAGGAAACCGGAAACGGTATCTCGCGGGAAACGGCACGGCGACTCGCCGACGCCGGCGCGGACGCCATCGACGTCGCGGGCAAGGGCGGAACGACGTGGTCGGGGATCGAGTCCTACCGGGCGGCTGCGGTCGGCGACGACAGGCGCGAGCAGGTCGGTCAGCTGTTCCGCGCGTGGGGGATTCCGACCGCCGCGAGTACGCTCGAGGCCACCGCGGTCCACGACCGCGTGATCGCCAGCGGGGGCGTCCGCTCCGGGCTCGACGTCGCGAAGGCCGTCGCGCTCGGCGCACGCGCCGGCGGTCTCGCGAAGCCGTTTCTCCGGCCGGCGGGGCGGGGCGCCGACGCGGTCGCCGAACTGATCGAGACGCTCACGCTCGAACTCACGACGGCGATGTTCGTCACCGGTTCGGGTTCGATCGACGAACTCCGGGACGCCCAGTACGTGGTCTCCGGGCAGACGAAGGAGTACCTCGAGCAGCGTCGCCGCTAGCGCGATCACCCGTTTTCGGCACTCCGCAGCGGAGAGCCGGTGCTATCCGCGGTGGTCGCCTCGGTGACCGGTACGCGCCGGGTTCCAGTCGCGACTATCCTATCGATGCGTCGATAAAAATCGGTTCGAGCGGCGCGCCTTACAGGTCGCGAGGCTGGACCGTCTTGCGGTCGTTGGCCTCGGCGCGGCGGGCGGCGTCGTCGAGGAGCTGATCGACTTCCTCGTCGAGTGCGTCGTAGAAGTCCGAAGCGACGTTCTTGTCATCGAGCGCTTCCTTCACAGCAGCTTTGACGATAAGGTCTGCCATACGCTGTATCCGTTCCCGTTTCCCTATTATAAGTGTTGTGCTTATCGCGCGGGATACCGGGGTTGCAGCGGTCAGTTCGCCTGTTTGGCGCCCCATTTTCACCGGAAAATATATGGTTGATGAACTCCGCGATCGGATTTTCTCCCGCTGGAACCGAAGAATCCGGCTCGCGCGCGGTCTGGGTCTGCTCGCGCGCGTTTCCGAAATCGATCCGACGATCGCGCTCGGTCGACGGATTCGAGTGCACCCGCCACCGAGAGCAGATATGCGCGAACTTCTCGAGGCCGTCGCAGACGGCTCGCTCTCGCCGACCGAGGCGGAAGCCGAACTCAGGGGCTACGTGACCGGGGACGCGGGCCGGTTCGACGCGGCCCGACAGCAGCGCCGCGGGATCCCGGAGGGGATCTTTGCGGCGGGCAAGTCCGCCGCACAGGTCGCCGCACTCGCCGAAACCGCACTCGAAACGACCGGTCGGGCGCTGATCACCCGAGCCGACGACGAACACGCCGAGACGCTCGAGTCGACCCTACTCGAGTCGTTTCCCGACGCCACGCTCGAGCGCTGGAGTTCGACCGTGCTCGTTCGCACGGCCGACTACGAGCGACCGGCGCTCGACGCGACGGTCGGCATCGTCACCGCGGGAACCGTCGACGGACCGGTCGCCGACGAGGCCGCGGCCGTCTGCCGGGACGCCGGGGCGACGGTCGACCGCGTCGACGACGTCGGCGTCGCGGCGCTCGACCGGATGCTCGACCAGCTCGAGCGGCTCCGCGAGACGGACGTCCTGATCGTCGCCGCCGGCCGCGAGGGCGCTCTGCCGACGGTCGTCGCCGGACTCGTCGACACGCCGGTTATCGGGGTCCCGGTCTCGAGCGGCTACGGTCACGGCGGCGACGGCGAGGCGGCGCTTTCGGGAATGCTCCAGTCGTGTACGGTTCTGTCGGTCGTCAACGTCGACGCGGGATTCGTCGCGGGCGCGCAGGCGACGTTGATCGCGCGGGCGCTCGACGCAGCTCGAAACTAACCCGATCGCCACCAGTTTACGGAAAAAATTCTTCCGATGATCGAAAGTGAAACGGCGTATAGGCAAGAGTATTTATCTCTACGCCGGGTAGTTCCGGGTGCCGGCTTCGGCCGGTGTGACCAATGCCCAAGTGTGACCACTGCGACGCGCACGTGTCCGAACGCTTCGCACGCGTCTTCGCCGACGAGCACGGCGAAATCCACGCTTGCGTCAGCTGTTCGGCGAACGCCGGGATCGCGGAAGCCGCGAAGGAGCGCGCCCGCGGTTCCTGATCCGTTCGAGCACCGCCACTGAACACGAACCTGGACCCCGACCCTAGCCACCCAACCTGCGGACGAGACGCTTTTTACGGTGCGGTGCCGTACTGCCGCTCGATGGCCGACGCAGAGCACGTCGTCTACGTTCTCGAGTGCGCCGACGGAACGCTGTATACGGGTTACACGACCGACCTGGAACGACGCGTCGCCGAACACGACGCGGGCGAAGGCGCGAAGTACACCCGCGGTCGGACGCCGGTTGAAGTGTGCTATCAGGAAGGGTACGACTCGAAGTCTACGGCGATGTCCCGCGAGTACGAGATCAAGCAGCTCTCGCGGACACAGAAGGAACGATTAGTCGGACTCGAATGAGGTCGAAACGTCACGGATTGCGTTCGTTTTGGAGTCGCACTGGGTTCCGAGTCAACTAATCTGTTATGTAGGGCGTGCAGACCGAACTTTTCCCGTCTCGGGATTCCGCGCTTCGCGCGGAACCTCTCGGCGCAAAAACTTCGATGAAAAAGGCCGCTCGCTCCCGATGGTCGCTCGCGGGTACAGCACTTTCGTCTCTCCCGCAGCGGTACCTCCTTGACCTGTACGGACACGAATATGAATTTCACTGGCGACGGGGGTTTCCGCGTCTTCCCGGCCGATTCGTTCGGTCGCGTCGCTCCCTCACTCATCCCTCGCGCAGCGTTGGACGACGGCTCGCACCTCGCTGCGCTCGCCGTCGTCCAGCGCGCGCCACCGCACGTAGTTTGATCGACTCCACGTGATTTCCCGTATCGAACAGGTGCCCCGCCATACGGAGGGGATCGAGAAACCACAGTTTACGCCATTACTCGTCGGACGCTGCCGTCCGCGGCGAACTCACGTCGGGTTCGATGAAGGCGTACTCGGCGAGCATCCGGCCGAGCTTTCTGGTTCGCTCCTCGAGTCGCTCGTCGACGAACGCGCGCCCGTCGATGGCGTCCGGATCGGCTCTGAACTCGCCCGACGCGCCGCGGATGCCGACCTGGTGGGGGAGCACCCAGCCGTGGACGCCGCGGACCGTGATCCGGAGGTGGTCGAGCGTCGAGCCGTAGCTGCCGCCGCCGGCGGTCGCGAGCAGGCCGACGGTCGTGTCCTCGTACTCCTCGAAGCCGCAGTAATCGTGGAGGTTCTTCAGCGCGCCGGAGTACGAACCGTGGTAGACGGGCGTCCCGAGGGCGACGGCGTCGGCCTCGCGGACGAGTCGCGTCACCTCGTCGCCGCCGCTCCGATCGTCGAGGTCGGGGTCGTAGACCGGGAGGTCGTACTCCTGTAAGTCGAGGAGGGACGTCTCGGCGCCGGCCTCGTCGGCGGCGTCGAGGACGTATCGCAGCGCCGTTCGCGTGTAGCTCTCGTCGCGGAGGCTGCCCGAGACGGCGAGAACGGAGGGTGTGCTCATGGTTGTACTACCGGACAGGTCGCCAAAACGGCGTTGACTTCGCGCGCCGAACGAAGCACCTCGAACGACGACGACGATTCCGGCGTCGCCTTTTTCGCACCGGACGGTGAGGGTGCGAGTATGGAGACGATCTCGTTCGGAACCGACGGATGGCGGGCGACGCTCGAGGAGTTCACGGCGCCTCGCGTTCGGATGGTCGGGCAGGCAGTCGCGACGTACCTTCGGGACGAGGGCCGCGAGGGACCGGTCGCGATCGGCTACGACGCTCGAGGGACGTCCCGCGACTTCGCCGAGGAGCTAACGCGCGTGCTGTGTGCGAACGGGTTCGACGTGCTCCTCCCGGAGCGGGATCGTCCGACGCCGCTTTTCGCCCGCGCGATCGTCGAACGCGACCTCGCGGGGGCGCTCGTCGTCACGGCCTCGCACAATCCGCCGGAGTACAACGGCGTGAAGTTCGTTCCCGAGGACGGTGCGCCGGCCCTGCCCGAAGTGATGGACGCGATCGCGGATCGCCTGGCCGAGCCGGATCCGCTGCCGGCCGAGGAACACGGCGCCGCCGAGGAGGTCGACTTCGTCACGCCGCACGCCGACGCCGCGTTCGAGCTGGTCGAGGAGACGACCGGAAGCGCCGACCTCGACGGGCTGACCGTCGCCTACGACGCGATGCACGGCAGCGGCCGCGGGACGACCGACGCGCTGCTCGAGCGGGCGGGCGCCGAGGTCGATCGCCTGCGCTGCGAACGGGACCCCGACTTCGGCGGCGGTGCACCCGAACCCGCGCCGAAGAACCTCGAGAAACTGGCCGAGCGGGTTACCGACGACGCGACCGACGCCGAACTCGGCCTCGCCAACGACGGTGACGCGGATCGCATCGCGATCGTGACGCCCGAACGGGGCTACCTGGACGAGAACCTCTTCTTCGCCGCGCTGTACGACTACCTGCTCGAGAACGATTCGGGGCCCGCGATCCGGACGGTATCGACGACGTTCCTGATCGATCGGGTCGCCGCGGCGCACGACGAGGCCGTCCACGAGGTGCCGGTCGGATTCAAGTGGGTCGCGAAGGCGATGGCCGAACACGACGCCCTGATCGGCGGCGAGGAGTCGGGCGGCTTCACGATCCGCGGCCACGTCCGCGAGAAGGACGGCGTCCTGCTGGCGCTGCTCGCGGCGGCGATGCACGCCGCGGAGCCGATCGACGACCGGGTCGACCGATTGCTCGAGGCGCACGGGACCGTCGTCCAGGACAAGATCAGCGTCGCCTGTCCCGACCACGAGAAGGCGAGGGTGATCGACGACCTCGAGGACGAGATCCCCGACGAAGTCGCCGACACGCCGGTCGAGAACGTCACCACCGCGGACGGCTTCAAACTCCAGCTCGAGGACGGCTCCTGGCTGCTCGTCCGCCCCAGCGGGACCGAGCCGAAGCTGCGGGTCTACGCCGAGGCGACCGACGAGGAGCGCGTCGCTGAGCTGCTCGAGGCGGGTGAGGAACTGGTCGAACCGCTCGTGTGAGCGCCGCCCGAGTCGCCCGGCGGCGGACCGGGATCGGTCGACGATCGCGATCGCGCCGTCCGGCTTCGCTCGCGCCTTCAGCGCACCCGCGGCTTCGCCCGTCTCCTGTCGAATCGGTACTCGCGGTTTCCGACCCGCCAGTTTCGTTCGGGGACCGCGGCGGGTTGCGTTCTCCGGGCCGAACTTTACCGGCGCCGGTCACTACGACCCATACATGAGTGGACGGAAACGCGGCGACGAAGACGCGGCGTACACGGAACTGACGCCGGACGCCTGGCACCAGAACGACGAGGGAAACTACTACATCGACTGCCCGGAGTGCGGGTCGGCGGCCACGCTGATGAACGTGGTCAAACACGGCCGCTGTAACGGCTATCTCAGCCAGCGCGAGGACGAAACCGAACTCGACGAGGCGACGATGGACTGTACGGCGAAACTCTGGTTCGAACTCGGGTACAAGTCCGATCCCGACGAGACGATGACCGAGGACGCCGTCGGCGAATCCGCCAGCGAGGCCGAGACCGAAGAAGGCGTGCCGTCCTCGGATCAGCCGCCCGGTTCGGAAGGCACGGTCGACGAGGACCAACGGTAGCTCTCTTCTCGCCCGGTATCTCGTCAGTCGACCCGCCTCGCGGGGACGCCCGCGACCGTCGTACCGGGGTCGACGTCGTCGGTGACGACCGATCCCGCGCCGACGGCCGCGTCTTCCCCGATCGTGATGTCGCCGAGCAGCGTCGCGTTCGCGCCGATTCGGACGCCGTCCTCGACCGTCGGATGGCGTTTGACCGGTTCGTTCGTGTCTCCGCCGAGGGTGACGCCGTGGTACATGTGGACGTCGTCGCCGACCTCGGCCGTCTCGCCGATGACGACGCCCATCCCGTGGTCGATGGTGACGCGCCGTCCGATCGTCGCGGCGGGGTGGATCTCGACCCCCGTTAGCATGCGGACGAAGTACGCGAATACGCGAGCGACGAGTTCGAACTCCCGGTTCCAGAGGCGGTGGGCGATTCGATGGCCCCAGACGGCGTGGACGCCCGGGTAGGTTAGCCAGACGACCCGACACCCCGTCGCCGCGGGGTCGCGATCGCACATCGCCCGGACGTCTTCGCGGAACTTCCCGATCATCTATGCTCGAGGGGGTTCGCGAGCGTGCGCGGGACTGTCCTCGCAGTCGACAGCGGTGAAGTGGACCGACGACAGCAGGCCACAGTGGGTGCGAAGTGTGTTCCTTCGATACGCGCAGTGTGGCCGGTAAGCGGCATGAGTGGCACTACTCCGAGCGACGGTCTAAAAGGGATCGTTTCTCGTTCCCGCAGCGTACTCGGCGCCGAGTACGCGGCGGTCGATCTCGGCGGACGGGAGGTCACGTGCCGCGCTCGAGTCGCGTTCCGATTCGCTCGGGCAAACCAGCAGCCGCGACGGCGTCTTTGACCGCCTCGATGTCGTACTCGACGCGGCGGGTTTCGACGGTCATCGCGTCGAGGTCGACGACCGCGTAGGCCGCCCGCGGATCGCCGTCGCGGGGCTGGCCCACGCTGCCGGGGTTGACGACGATCCCGTCGCCGAATCGCTCGGCGTGCTGGACGTGGGTGTGGCCCAGCACGAGGACGTCCTCCTCGTCGAGCAGTCGCGGGGAGAATTCCTCCGGGTACGTGTACCGCGCGTACCGCTGGGGGTCGTCCGGATGCCCGTGGACGAGCTTTACCCGGCCGTCGCACTCGAGGCGCTCCTCGGGGAGGTCGGCGAGCCACGCCAGTTGCTCGTCGGACAGGTGCTCGATCGCGTACTCGACGCCGGCCCGCGCCATGCTGTTGAACCGGAACGCGGACCCCGTGGCGACCGCGGCGTCGTGGTTGCCGACGACGGTCGGGATCTCGCGCTCCCGAACTTCGTCGACGCACGCCGCGGGCCAGGGGTTGTAGCCGACGACGTCGCCCGCGCAGAGCAGTTCGTCGACCGGCGGCATGTCCGCGAGGGCGGCCTCGAGGGCGATCCGGTTGCCGTGGATGTCGGAGATGAGCCCGACGTTCATCGACGTGGCCTACGGTCGCGAGCCGTTTGTAGGTTTTCCGGCATCGTCGCCGTCGAACCGGGTCGGAACCGCCCTCAACAGCCACAGTCGGGACGAT contains:
- a CDS encoding DUF7563 family protein, which translates into the protein MPKCDHCDAHVSERFARVFADEHGEIHACVSCSANAGIAEAAKERARGS
- the fni gene encoding type 2 isopentenyl-diphosphate Delta-isomerase — translated: MPETADRKDDHVRIIEEEDVETAGTGFADVDLIHEALPELHRDEIDTTTTLFGSEVAAPIVIESMTGGHPNTTALNRALAEAAQRTNVAMGVGSQRAGLELDDEDVLESYTVVRDVAPDVVLYGNVGAAQLLEYDLEAVEEAVEMIDADAMAIHLNFLQEAVQPEGDVDARGCLAEIERVAGGLSVPVVVKETGNGISRETARRLADAGADAIDVAGKGGTTWSGIESYRAAAVGDDRREQVGQLFRAWGIPTAASTLEATAVHDRVIASGGVRSGLDVAKAVALGARAGGLAKPFLRPAGRGADAVAELIETLTLELTTAMFVTGSGSIDELRDAQYVVSGQTKEYLEQRRR
- a CDS encoding metallophosphoesterase family protein: MNVGLISDIHGNRIALEAALADMPPVDELLCAGDVVGYNPWPAACVDEVREREIPTVVGNHDAAVATGSAFRFNSMARAGVEYAIEHLSDEQLAWLADLPEERLECDGRVKLVHGHPDDPQRYARYTYPEEFSPRLLDEEDVLVLGHTHVQHAERFGDGIVVNPGSVGQPRDGDPRAAYAVVDLDAMTVETRRVEYDIEAVKDAVAAAGLPERIGTRLERGT
- the larB gene encoding nickel pincer cofactor biosynthesis protein LarB; this encodes MRELLEAVADGSLSPTEAEAELRGYVTGDAGRFDAARQQRRGIPEGIFAAGKSAAQVAALAETALETTGRALITRADDEHAETLESTLLESFPDATLERWSSTVLVRTADYERPALDATVGIVTAGTVDGPVADEAAAVCRDAGATVDRVDDVGVAALDRMLDQLERLRETDVLIVAAGREGALPTVVAGLVDTPVIGVPVSSGYGHGGDGEAALSGMLQSCTVLSVVNVDAGFVAGAQATLIARALDAARN
- a CDS encoding GIY-YIG nuclease family protein: MADAEHVVYVLECADGTLYTGYTTDLERRVAEHDAGEGAKYTRGRTPVEVCYQEGYDSKSTAMSREYEIKQLSRTQKERLVGLE
- a CDS encoding NADPH-dependent FMN reductase — translated: MSTPSVLAVSGSLRDESYTRTALRYVLDAADEAGAETSLLDLQEYDLPVYDPDLDDRSGGDEVTRLVREADAVALGTPVYHGSYSGALKNLHDYCGFEEYEDTTVGLLATAGGGSYGSTLDHLRITVRGVHGWVLPHQVGIRGASGEFRADPDAIDGRAFVDERLEERTRKLGRMLAEYAFIEPDVSSPRTAASDE
- the cysE gene encoding serine O-acetyltransferase; protein product: MIGKFREDVRAMCDRDPAATGCRVVWLTYPGVHAVWGHRIAHRLWNREFELVARVFAYFVRMLTGVEIHPAATIGRRVTIDHGMGVVIGETAEVGDDVHMYHGVTLGGDTNEPVKRHPTVEDGVRIGANATLLGDITIGEDAAVGAGSVVTDDVDPGTTVAGVPARRVD
- a CDS encoding phosphohexomutase domain-containing protein, giving the protein METISFGTDGWRATLEEFTAPRVRMVGQAVATYLRDEGREGPVAIGYDARGTSRDFAEELTRVLCANGFDVLLPERDRPTPLFARAIVERDLAGALVVTASHNPPEYNGVKFVPEDGAPALPEVMDAIADRLAEPDPLPAEEHGAAEEVDFVTPHADAAFELVEETTGSADLDGLTVAYDAMHGSGRGTTDALLERAGAEVDRLRCERDPDFGGGAPEPAPKNLEKLAERVTDDATDAELGLANDGDADRIAIVTPERGYLDENLFFAALYDYLLENDSGPAIRTVSTTFLIDRVAAAHDEAVHEVPVGFKWVAKAMAEHDALIGGEESGGFTIRGHVREKDGVLLALLAAAMHAAEPIDDRVDRLLEAHGTVVQDKISVACPDHEKARVIDDLEDEIPDEVADTPVENVTTADGFKLQLEDGSWLLVRPSGTEPKLRVYAEATDEERVAELLEAGEELVEPLV
- a CDS encoding DUF1931 domain-containing protein, with the translated sequence MADLIVKAAVKEALDDKNVASDFYDALDEEVDQLLDDAARRAEANDRKTVQPRDL